In a genomic window of Arachnia rubra:
- a CDS encoding ABC transporter permease translates to MSTFALVRRSLARTVRRHRLIAVLVLLLVLATVVLSWLARGATHGTSRGLTESLGAKEIEVIQGYSGPNSPPLNTNAVKQLGKLDGVEHVFPSGISGIDPPADIADSEDGAGPWWLTPRNPFDDRMKDVHSNPAAFPEPGQMLVPGQHENLVGKTIEVNVTRAVSSTSGTGEAKHFMVIGTYDPETVQGEPPDAVFINSSQFNEIQAAALPPDTPPYSSIYLYVGDVNDVAKVQKSVEDLGYGTRSAIGSGIQLDRARQGLAVASVLVLFVTVLGALFAGTSVAGTWMTSRIEEIGLFRSLGWTRRAIVRFYLLEALIFALCVSAIGVLLGVGVVMALAALPSLLTSVAGFSMDPGALLAQAWVVAVPLIAVPLGFIAGAGRRAATLLRVDTDTLLRQI, encoded by the coding sequence GTGTTGCTCCTGGTGTTGGCAACGGTTGTCCTGTCCTGGCTGGCCCGAGGGGCCACGCACGGCACATCCCGAGGATTGACGGAAAGCCTCGGAGCCAAGGAGATCGAGGTCATTCAGGGCTACAGCGGGCCGAACAGTCCACCGTTGAACACGAACGCGGTCAAGCAACTGGGGAAACTGGACGGTGTGGAGCACGTGTTCCCGTCGGGCATCTCAGGAATCGACCCGCCCGCGGACATCGCCGATTCCGAGGACGGCGCGGGGCCGTGGTGGCTGACACCCCGCAACCCGTTCGACGACCGAATGAAGGACGTCCACAGCAATCCCGCCGCTTTCCCGGAACCCGGCCAGATGCTGGTACCCGGACAACACGAAAACCTGGTGGGAAAGACGATCGAGGTCAACGTCACGCGGGCGGTCAGTTCCACCAGCGGAACGGGCGAGGCGAAACACTTTATGGTGATCGGCACCTACGACCCGGAAACCGTCCAGGGGGAGCCCCCGGATGCGGTGTTCATCAACTCCTCCCAGTTCAACGAGATCCAGGCGGCGGCACTGCCACCGGACACGCCTCCCTACAGCTCCATCTACCTCTACGTCGGGGACGTGAACGACGTCGCGAAGGTGCAGAAGTCGGTGGAGGACCTGGGCTACGGCACCCGCAGCGCCATCGGCTCCGGGATCCAGCTCGACAGGGCCCGGCAAGGACTCGCGGTGGCCTCCGTGCTGGTGCTCTTCGTCACCGTCCTCGGGGCGCTGTTCGCGGGCACATCCGTGGCGGGGACGTGGATGACATCGCGCATCGAGGAGATCGGGTTGTTCAGGTCCCTGGGGTGGACGCGGCGGGCGATCGTGAGGTTCTACCTGCTGGAAGCCCTCATCTTCGCGCTGTGCGTCTCGGCCATCGGGGTGCTTCTGGGCGTCGGGGTGGTCATGGCACTGGCGGCGCTGCCGTCCCTGCTGACGTCGGTGGCCGGCTTCAGCATGGATCCCGGGGCGTTGCTGGCCCAGGCGTGGGTGGTAGCGGTGCCACTGATCGCCGTGCCGCTCGGTTTCATCGCCGGAGCGGGTCGCAGGGCCGCCACGCTGCTGCGCGTCGACACGGACACGCTCCTGCGTCAGATCTGA
- the mvk gene encoding mevalonate kinase, whose product MTDSPIRKGQGRTWAKAILLGEHSVVYGHPAVAIPLHDLQMQATATPVSGPSTLNSLGYHGPMDESGSHFACVVRAFDAAREFAGCPGQCFEITTHSDFPHERGLGSSAAAAGAVIRAVLDACQRAASADELFALTQLAEQVAHGRPSGLDAAATSSPSPIRFQRGEMRFLSQRIGRAHLVIADSGVHGSTREAVGGLRQRYEADTAAIGPLIDTLGALTQTAITALGDGDAPALGTAMNQGHAVLRELGLSLPVLDRLTDAARQAGALGAKLTGGGLGGCMIALADSAGTADRIRAALLAAGSPATWTYQMRISEVTE is encoded by the coding sequence ATGACAGATTCCCCCATTCGCAAGGGGCAGGGCCGCACCTGGGCGAAGGCCATCCTGCTGGGCGAGCACTCCGTCGTATACGGGCATCCCGCTGTCGCCATCCCGCTCCACGACCTGCAGATGCAGGCGACCGCCACCCCCGTCTCCGGCCCCTCGACGCTGAACAGCCTCGGCTACCACGGCCCCATGGACGAGAGTGGATCACACTTCGCGTGCGTCGTGCGCGCGTTCGACGCAGCCCGGGAGTTCGCGGGGTGTCCCGGTCAGTGCTTTGAGATCACCACCCACAGCGACTTCCCCCACGAGCGCGGGCTGGGATCGTCGGCCGCGGCAGCGGGGGCGGTCATCCGCGCGGTCCTGGACGCCTGCCAGCGCGCCGCCTCCGCTGATGAGCTGTTCGCGCTCACGCAGCTGGCCGAGCAGGTCGCGCACGGGAGACCATCCGGGCTGGATGCGGCAGCCACCAGCTCCCCTTCGCCGATACGGTTCCAGCGCGGTGAGATGCGGTTCCTCAGCCAGCGCATTGGTCGCGCGCACCTCGTCATCGCCGATTCGGGAGTCCACGGCAGCACCCGGGAGGCCGTCGGTGGACTGCGCCAGCGCTACGAGGCCGACACCGCGGCCATCGGCCCGCTCATCGACACTCTCGGCGCGCTCACGCAGACGGCGATCACAGCACTGGGCGACGGCGACGCCCCCGCGCTCGGGACCGCAATGAACCAGGGGCATGCGGTGCTGCGGGAACTCGGCTTGAGCCTGCCGGTCCTCGACCGGCTCACCGACGCCGCCCGCCAGGCCGGGGCGCTGGGAGCCAAGCTCACCGGCGGAGGACTTGGCGGCTGCATGATCGCGCTGGCGGACAGCGCTGGAACGGCAGACCGCATCCGCGCCGCCCTCCTGGCTGCGGGCTCACCCGCCACATGGACCTACCAGATGCGTATCAGCGAGGTAACTGAGTGA
- a CDS encoding alpha/beta fold hydrolase, which yields MIERIGLVCAAASLVQPLAMGNVVAAPISLTERAPRMPDYESDFIERPCQSAPGTIRLPYRRYRGTGTARGTCFFLGGGPGMSNLSFRPPEAWLDLMDVVVLEYRGVGKSAPVLRSPHFTKAVLKPVKRLSLAGSAAVADDLARGFADLRSQGVVFDDFGLTSMADDLEALRQQLGLGPVLLVAHSFGTRVAQVMQTRHRASVQGSLLLGSNTAPGLIWFPDEIQAVWRRWLSTQEAENTIGAEVAARLLDGWTRRGRWSASDSRALVTAFFIAFSGQSARQRVLRTMLAAQRGPSAAWWLMARLYSPVMRMIFSWPAFFVTGYVVDGDPTAVARADTQGGAAMFQSPSSLLFSGLDGFFEAGGRREEVTAIDYANTLLVSGEFDTSTPIERWPAEVPERHKVVLPGAGHTDSLAAARDTGASWLRHLMELPPVAG from the coding sequence GTGATTGAGCGTATCGGTCTGGTCTGCGCAGCCGCAAGCCTTGTTCAGCCCCTGGCTATGGGTAACGTGGTGGCTGCCCCCATCTCCCTAACAGAGAGAGCACCTCGCATGCCAGACTATGAGAGCGATTTCATCGAGCGCCCCTGCCAGTCGGCTCCCGGCACGATCCGCCTGCCCTACCGGCGCTACCGGGGCACCGGGACCGCACGCGGCACCTGCTTCTTCCTCGGCGGCGGGCCGGGGATGAGCAACCTCAGCTTCAGGCCTCCCGAGGCCTGGCTCGACCTCATGGACGTCGTCGTGCTGGAGTATCGCGGAGTGGGCAAGTCGGCACCGGTCCTGCGGTCCCCTCACTTCACTAAAGCGGTCCTTAAGCCTGTGAAGAGACTGAGCCTGGCCGGTTCCGCCGCCGTCGCCGACGACCTGGCGCGAGGTTTCGCGGACCTGAGGTCGCAGGGGGTGGTGTTCGACGACTTCGGCTTGACGAGCATGGCCGACGACCTGGAGGCGCTCCGCCAGCAGCTCGGCCTGGGACCGGTGCTGCTCGTCGCCCACAGTTTTGGGACCCGGGTGGCGCAGGTGATGCAGACCCGTCACCGCGCCTCGGTGCAGGGTTCTCTGCTCCTCGGGTCGAACACCGCCCCGGGGCTGATCTGGTTTCCCGACGAGATCCAGGCGGTGTGGCGGCGGTGGCTGAGCACGCAGGAGGCCGAGAACACGATCGGGGCGGAGGTCGCCGCCAGGCTGCTGGACGGCTGGACCCGGCGGGGCCGTTGGAGCGCGTCGGACTCCCGGGCTCTGGTAACGGCCTTCTTCATAGCCTTTTCTGGCCAAAGCGCCCGGCAGCGTGTCCTGCGCACCATGCTCGCGGCGCAGCGCGGCCCGAGTGCCGCCTGGTGGCTCATGGCCCGGCTGTACTCGCCGGTGATGCGGATGATCTTCAGCTGGCCTGCCTTCTTCGTGACAGGTTATGTCGTCGACGGGGATCCCACCGCCGTCGCCCGTGCGGACACCCAAGGGGGAGCGGCCATGTTCCAGAGCCCGTCGTCGCTGCTGTTCAGCGGCCTCGACGGCTTCTTCGAGGCGGGCGGCCGCCGCGAGGAGGTAACTGCCATCGACTACGCCAATACCCTGCTGGTCTCCGGGGAGTTCGACACGTCCACGCCCATAGAGCGCTGGCCCGCCGAGGTGCCGGAACGCCACAAGGTCGTGCTGCCCGGCGCCGGGCACACCGACTCACTGGCCGCCGCGCGGGACACCGGCGCCAGCTGGCTGCGGCACCTCATGGAGCTGCCGCCCGTCGCGGGGTAG
- a CDS encoding phosphomevalonate kinase, with translation MISQSAPGKLYIAGEYAVVEPGHRAVLVAVDRFITVRITPAEHAGRISSALYETRSLAWYRRPEDGMVEVEEQFDDYVVSAIRLVEQLVREAGGPLRFFDLDVSSELDDGSGRKLGLGSSSAVTVATVRAVARFYDLPLDDLAVYKLALLASEAVQPIGSGGDIAASAFTGWVSYTSPDRWWLHQLRAHTSVGELVRMDWPYLSIRRLPSPDLNLRVGWTGAPASTPRLVAGVQAHTRGSHDAAYAAFLRGSESCLSALIQALEGDDAQEIGRQIEENRRLLSDLSRTSGIVIETPQLRRLVEIARQCGAMAKSSGAGGGDCGIALCLPETDVAAMCASWESAGIQPLDLSVYSHGEATP, from the coding sequence GTGATCTCGCAGAGCGCGCCCGGGAAGCTCTACATCGCCGGGGAGTACGCCGTCGTCGAGCCCGGTCACCGGGCGGTGCTGGTCGCGGTCGACCGGTTCATCACCGTACGCATCACACCCGCCGAGCACGCCGGCCGCATCAGCTCCGCCCTGTACGAGACCCGCTCCCTAGCCTGGTACCGGCGTCCGGAGGACGGCATGGTGGAGGTCGAGGAGCAGTTCGACGACTACGTGGTCTCGGCGATCCGCCTCGTCGAGCAGCTGGTGCGCGAGGCGGGTGGTCCGCTGCGATTCTTCGACCTGGACGTCTCCAGCGAGCTGGACGACGGCAGCGGGCGCAAACTCGGCCTGGGGTCCTCCTCCGCGGTGACCGTAGCCACGGTGCGTGCCGTGGCGAGGTTCTACGACCTGCCCCTCGACGACCTGGCTGTGTACAAGCTGGCGCTGCTGGCCAGCGAGGCCGTGCAACCCATCGGCTCCGGCGGTGACATCGCGGCCAGCGCCTTCACCGGATGGGTCAGCTATACCTCCCCCGACCGCTGGTGGCTGCACCAGTTGCGCGCCCACACGAGCGTCGGGGAGCTGGTGCGGATGGACTGGCCCTACCTGAGCATCCGCCGCCTGCCGTCGCCGGACCTGAACCTGCGCGTGGGCTGGACCGGGGCTCCCGCGTCCACCCCGCGGCTGGTGGCGGGCGTCCAGGCCCACACCCGCGGATCCCACGACGCCGCCTACGCCGCGTTCCTGCGGGGCAGCGAAAGCTGCCTGAGCGCGCTGATCCAGGCTCTGGAGGGCGACGACGCCCAGGAGATCGGACGTCAGATCGAGGAGAACCGGCGGCTGCTGTCAGATCTCAGCCGCACGAGCGGGATCGTCATCGAGACCCCTCAGCTGCGGCGGCTCGTGGAGATCGCCCGTCAGTGCGGGGCAATGGCCAAGAGCTCCGGCGCCGGTGGCGGGGACTGCGGCATCGCCCTGTGCCTGCCCGAGACGGACGTGGCCGCCATGTGCGCGTCCTGGGAGTCGGCGGGCATCCAGCCTCTGGACCTGTCGGTCTACTCGCACGGCGAGGCCACCCCATGA
- a CDS encoding type II toxin-antitoxin system VapB family antitoxin: MIFKRVGDSRPYPDHGYVQKQWAAIAPHQVRLDELVTTKRTLDLEALLEEDSTFYGDLFAHVVSWHGDLYLEDGLHRALRAALQQRQTMHARVLELS, from the coding sequence GTGATCTTCAAGCGTGTCGGTGATTCCCGCCCCTACCCGGACCACGGCTACGTCCAGAAGCAGTGGGCCGCCATCGCTCCGCATCAGGTACGGCTGGATGAGCTGGTCACGACGAAGCGCACTCTCGACCTTGAGGCCCTCCTGGAGGAGGACTCCACTTTCTACGGCGACCTGTTCGCGCACGTGGTGTCCTGGCACGGTGACCTATACCTAGAGGACGGCCTCCACCGCGCCCTGCGGGCGGCCCTACAACAACGCCAGACGATGCACGCCCGCGTGCTGGAACTCTCGTGA
- the fni gene encoding type 2 isopentenyl-diphosphate Delta-isomerase: MARAAAEAGVAIACGSQHIALREPERADGFQVIRREAPDAFVLANVGPTVTGEQALRAVEMLQADALQVHLNVAQELIMPEGDRDFRDWAGRIAAIADAVPVPVVAKEVGFGLSRRTIATLTQAGVDAVDVAGAGGTDFIAIENERRPHRDYSYLTGWGQSAVLCLLESLSGDDPVTLPVLASGGVRTPLDVVRALALGARAVGVSGHFLRTLVADGANTLRRELRSWTEHVRTLMTLLGAASVEQLRHTDVLVTGRTAEQARLLGVDLGQLARRSAG, translated from the coding sequence CTGGCCAGGGCGGCCGCCGAGGCGGGCGTCGCGATCGCCTGCGGGTCGCAGCACATCGCCCTGCGGGAGCCGGAGCGCGCCGACGGCTTCCAGGTCATCCGCCGCGAGGCCCCCGACGCCTTCGTGCTCGCCAACGTCGGCCCGACCGTCACCGGGGAGCAGGCGTTGCGCGCCGTCGAGATGCTGCAGGCCGATGCCCTGCAAGTCCACCTCAACGTCGCGCAGGAGCTGATCATGCCGGAGGGCGACCGCGACTTCCGCGACTGGGCCGGGCGCATCGCCGCCATCGCCGACGCGGTGCCCGTCCCGGTGGTCGCTAAGGAGGTCGGGTTCGGGCTGTCGCGCCGCACGATCGCGACTCTCACGCAGGCTGGTGTCGACGCCGTCGACGTGGCCGGGGCCGGCGGCACCGACTTCATCGCCATCGAGAACGAGCGGCGCCCCCACCGCGACTACTCCTACCTGACCGGCTGGGGGCAGTCGGCGGTGCTGTGCCTCCTGGAGTCGCTGAGTGGCGACGACCCCGTCACCCTGCCGGTGCTGGCCTCCGGCGGGGTACGCACCCCCCTCGACGTCGTGCGGGCGCTCGCGCTGGGTGCCCGGGCCGTCGGTGTCTCGGGGCATTTCCTGCGCACCCTGGTGGCTGACGGGGCCAACACGCTCCGGCGGGAGCTGCGCTCGTGGACTGAGCACGTGCGCACCCTGATGACCTTGCTGGGCGCGGCTAGCGTCGAGCAGCTGCGCCATACGGACGTCCTGGTGACGGGCCGCACCGCCGAGCAGGCGCGCCTGCTCGGCGTGGACCTCGGACAGCTCGCCCGCCGGTCAGCGGGCTGA
- a CDS encoding LytR C-terminal domain-containing protein, with translation MRIFRLLATPVILIGLLIFLLWGASWGWSAMTAPFPGPPPTPCVSQKLGSVTPKDVTVRVFNGGSTDGLGSTVSQALKTAGFEVSKTKNTEEQITKTIIRAGSNNAEAAKLVASYLVEPTMETDSRVDGTVDVLIGSKNDFQGMSESGLSEVPVESGTICLAPSPSPSM, from the coding sequence GTGCGTATCTTCCGACTCCTCGCCACTCCGGTCATACTGATCGGGCTGCTGATCTTCCTGCTCTGGGGCGCGAGCTGGGGCTGGAGCGCCATGACGGCCCCCTTCCCCGGCCCGCCCCCGACGCCGTGCGTATCGCAGAAACTGGGGTCGGTCACTCCGAAGGACGTCACAGTCCGGGTCTTCAACGGCGGCTCCACCGACGGCCTGGGGTCGACGGTGAGCCAGGCGCTGAAGACGGCAGGCTTCGAGGTCAGCAAGACCAAGAACACCGAGGAGCAGATCACCAAGACGATCATCCGCGCCGGCTCGAACAACGCCGAGGCGGCAAAACTGGTGGCCAGCTACCTGGTGGAGCCGACCATGGAGACCGACTCCCGCGTCGACGGCACCGTCGATGTGCTGATCGGCTCCAAAAACGACTTCCAGGGCATGTCGGAGTCCGGGCTGTCAGAGGTCCCCGTCGAGTCCGGGACCATCTGCCTGGCCCCCAGCCCCTCACCGTCGATGTGA
- the mvaD gene encoding diphosphomevalonate decarboxylase: MTPTATASANTNIALIKYWGKADESLTIPTTSSLSLTLDDTWTTTTVCFDGGSAGEDAVTINGSSPSGTELARVSRFLDLVRGVAGQSAKASVTSASTVPLAAGLASSAAGFAALAAAASRAAGLDLDDRALSRLARRGSGSAARSIFGGLVLWNAGTDDETSYAEPVEAALDLAMVVVVVSGRHKTIGSTQAMRETMRTSPLYPAWVASSRQDLSVALAAVRSGDLPRLGEVVEANALGMHAAMLTSRPGIMYWLPRTVEVLHTVRALRDEGLPAWATIDAGPNVKVLTQGSSAEQVAAALRERVPGAAVSLRHPGAGVRSGEAVS, from the coding sequence GTGACACCCACCGCAACAGCCAGCGCCAACACCAACATCGCCCTGATCAAGTACTGGGGCAAGGCGGACGAGTCGCTGACCATCCCCACCACCTCAAGCCTGTCCCTCACCCTCGACGACACCTGGACGACCACTACGGTCTGTTTCGACGGCGGCTCCGCAGGCGAGGACGCGGTGACCATCAACGGCTCGTCCCCCAGCGGGACCGAGCTGGCCCGGGTGAGCCGCTTCCTCGACCTCGTCCGCGGCGTGGCGGGCCAGAGCGCGAAGGCGAGCGTCACCTCCGCCAGCACGGTGCCGCTCGCCGCCGGCCTGGCGAGTTCCGCTGCCGGTTTCGCCGCGCTTGCCGCCGCTGCCTCACGCGCGGCTGGCCTGGACCTCGACGACCGGGCGCTCTCCCGGCTGGCCCGCCGCGGCTCCGGCTCGGCGGCGCGATCCATCTTCGGCGGGCTGGTGCTGTGGAACGCCGGCACCGACGACGAGACCTCCTACGCGGAGCCCGTCGAGGCCGCCCTGGACCTGGCGATGGTCGTGGTCGTGGTCTCCGGGCGGCACAAGACCATCGGCAGTACGCAGGCCATGCGCGAGACCATGCGCACCTCGCCGCTCTACCCCGCCTGGGTCGCCTCCAGCCGCCAGGACCTGAGCGTGGCGCTGGCGGCGGTGCGCTCCGGCGACCTGCCGCGTCTCGGTGAGGTCGTCGAGGCCAACGCCCTGGGGATGCACGCCGCGATGCTCACCTCCCGTCCCGGCATCATGTACTGGCTGCCCCGCACGGTCGAGGTGCTGCACACCGTCCGGGCCCTGCGCGACGAGGGCCTTCCCGCCTGGGCGACCATCGACGCCGGGCCGAACGTGAAGGTCCTCACCCAGGGCAGCAGCGCGGAGCAGGTCGCCGCCGCCCTGCGGGAGCGCGTCCCCGGTGCGGCGGTGTCGCTCCGCCACCCGGGCGCCGGGGTGCGCAGCGGGGAGGCCGTCTCGTGA
- a CDS encoding helicase HerA-like domain-containing protein, with protein MSEELVATIQAGYGFDGDAVQLGVLLDEGSPVVEAPIRIPLGMFNRHGLVAGATGTGKTKTLQLMAEALSKAGVPVFAADIKGDLSGMASPGAASEKLTARVEAQGQPWEPKAAPCEFLALGGQGTGVPVRATVSSFGPVLLSKVLGLNEVQESSLGLVFYYADNNGLPLLDLKDLVALLKFLTSDDGKDELKEIGGVSAATAGVILRNLVTLSEQGGDVFFGEPEFEPEELLRTASDGRGIVSLLELPDLASRPEMFSTFLMWLLADLFSSLPEVGDPDKPKLVFFFDEAHLLFKGASKAFLDSITQTVRLIRSKGVGVFFVTQTPKDVPEDVLAQLGSRVQHQLRAHTPNDAKALKATVSTYPKSAYDLEEVLQSLGTGEAIVTVMNPKGAPTPVAWTRIWAPEASMEPTDAAVMQQAVAASPLIAKYGQAIDRESAYEILTAKLEAGAKAAEEEQQRAEQERAEAERRAESEREERSNDRSSGRGRTSAVERIASRGIMQVIRTVTREVVRGLFGTGRRR; from the coding sequence GTGAGTGAAGAACTGGTTGCGACGATTCAGGCAGGCTACGGATTCGACGGTGACGCGGTGCAGCTCGGTGTGCTCCTCGACGAGGGGAGTCCGGTGGTCGAGGCTCCCATCCGCATTCCGCTGGGGATGTTCAACCGGCACGGGCTCGTCGCCGGGGCCACGGGCACCGGCAAAACCAAGACCCTCCAGCTGATGGCCGAGGCCCTCAGCAAGGCGGGCGTGCCCGTCTTCGCCGCCGACATCAAGGGCGACCTGTCCGGCATGGCCTCCCCGGGAGCTGCCAGCGAGAAGCTGACGGCGCGGGTCGAGGCGCAGGGTCAGCCGTGGGAACCGAAGGCCGCGCCATGCGAGTTCCTGGCGCTCGGCGGGCAGGGCACCGGCGTACCGGTGCGGGCGACGGTCTCGTCGTTCGGCCCGGTCCTGCTGTCGAAGGTGCTGGGTCTCAATGAGGTGCAGGAGAGCTCCCTCGGGCTGGTGTTCTACTACGCCGACAACAACGGCCTGCCGCTGCTGGACCTCAAGGACCTCGTCGCGCTGCTGAAGTTCCTCACCTCCGACGACGGCAAGGACGAGCTGAAGGAGATCGGCGGGGTGTCCGCCGCCACGGCCGGAGTGATCCTGCGCAACCTCGTCACGCTCTCCGAGCAGGGTGGCGACGTGTTCTTCGGCGAGCCCGAGTTTGAGCCGGAGGAGCTGTTGCGCACCGCCTCCGACGGCCGGGGCATCGTGTCACTGCTGGAGCTGCCCGATCTGGCGTCGCGGCCCGAGATGTTCTCCACCTTCCTGATGTGGCTGCTGGCCGACCTGTTCAGCTCCCTGCCCGAGGTCGGCGACCCCGACAAGCCGAAGCTGGTGTTCTTCTTCGACGAGGCGCACCTGCTGTTCAAGGGGGCATCCAAGGCATTCCTCGATTCCATCACCCAGACCGTCCGGCTGATCCGCTCGAAGGGCGTCGGCGTGTTCTTCGTCACCCAGACCCCCAAGGACGTGCCCGAGGACGTGCTGGCGCAGCTCGGGTCGCGGGTGCAGCACCAGCTGCGCGCCCACACCCCCAACGACGCCAAGGCCCTGAAGGCGACGGTGTCCACCTACCCGAAGTCGGCCTACGACCTGGAGGAGGTGCTGCAGAGCCTCGGGACCGGCGAGGCGATCGTCACCGTCATGAACCCCAAGGGCGCTCCGACGCCTGTCGCCTGGACCCGGATCTGGGCCCCCGAGGCGTCGATGGAGCCCACCGACGCCGCCGTGATGCAGCAGGCGGTGGCCGCGTCGCCGCTGATCGCGAAGTACGGTCAGGCCATCGACCGGGAGTCGGCCTATGAGATCCTCACTGCGAAGCTCGAAGCCGGGGCGAAGGCTGCCGAGGAGGAACAGCAGCGTGCCGAGCAGGAGAGGGCCGAGGCCGAGCGCCGCGCGGAGTCGGAGCGCGAGGAGCGCTCCAACGACAGGTCCTCTGGCCGCGGTCGCACATCGGCGGTGGAGCGGATCGCCAGCCGCGGCATCATGCAGGTGATCCGCACCGTCACCCGGGAGGTCGTCCGCGGCCTATTCGGCACCGGAAGACGGCGATAG
- a CDS encoding tripartite tricarboxylate transporter permease — protein MTPDLIVMMLAAVLGAVVLYTFIGFIPGTDETSVLAPVTLAIVLAGAPPQVVLAFFISAIVTLNLMNGIPTALVGLPGGVMSAPLMEHSLFLRGKGLASDTIRKMAVGSTIGTVVSIPLSFALAGLLAPLAGPIKAQTNIILAAGAVLLALLGKNRILALISIIPMAILFQALPALYHAAGIIPAEKKVSISFFLGITVGPMLITLLELLNAKRREALPHGGHTKTTLLRSGFESHQLMPGRLVTQSEGWWSAGMAAASTPLFVLSPVGLTFLLGEASVARHKEDHVQRSQRAVTVMSALTHSTYLAGVIIPLVALGIPISGVSAGPAGPLFNAPPVYSLENNLHHLLQLPEFILAVTVGALISVVITYVIAVRWSSQITYFVMRRIPHEAVLALFTAFILLLAYIDAGIPNIFGVLLIGVVCGTLNRLGVNYGVQFMTLYAAPGIVAALAALS, from the coding sequence GTGACCCCGGACCTCATTGTCATGATGCTGGCAGCGGTGCTCGGCGCCGTCGTCCTCTACACCTTCATTGGCTTCATCCCCGGCACCGACGAGACGAGCGTGCTGGCGCCCGTCACCCTCGCCATTGTGTTGGCCGGGGCGCCGCCGCAGGTGGTGCTCGCGTTCTTCATCTCCGCAATCGTCACGCTCAACCTGATGAACGGCATCCCGACGGCGCTGGTCGGCCTGCCGGGCGGGGTGATGTCGGCTCCGCTGATGGAGCACTCCCTGTTCCTGCGCGGCAAGGGCCTGGCCTCGGACACGATCCGGAAGATGGCCGTCGGCTCCACCATCGGAACCGTGGTCTCCATTCCCCTGAGCTTCGCCCTGGCGGGGCTGCTCGCGCCCCTCGCCGGCCCGATCAAGGCCCAGACCAACATCATCCTCGCGGCCGGCGCGGTGCTCCTGGCGCTGCTCGGCAAGAATCGGATCCTCGCGCTCATCTCGATCATCCCGATGGCGATCCTGTTCCAGGCGCTGCCCGCGCTTTATCACGCGGCCGGGATCATCCCCGCCGAGAAGAAGGTGAGCATCTCCTTCTTCCTGGGGATCACGGTGGGTCCCATGCTCATCACCCTCCTGGAGCTGCTCAACGCCAAGCGCCGCGAGGCCCTCCCCCATGGCGGGCACACCAAGACGACGCTGCTGCGCTCCGGCTTCGAGTCCCACCAGCTGATGCCGGGACGCCTGGTCACCCAGTCCGAGGGATGGTGGAGCGCCGGCATGGCGGCTGCATCCACGCCCCTGTTCGTGCTCAGCCCCGTCGGCCTGACCTTCCTGCTGGGCGAGGCGTCTGTCGCGCGTCACAAGGAGGATCACGTCCAACGCTCCCAGCGCGCGGTCACCGTGATGAGCGCGCTGACGCACTCCACCTATCTCGCCGGCGTGATCATCCCGCTGGTCGCGCTGGGCATCCCCATCTCGGGGGTCTCCGCCGGACCCGCGGGGCCGCTGTTCAACGCGCCCCCTGTCTACAGCCTGGAGAACAACCTGCACCACCTGCTGCAGCTGCCCGAGTTCATCCTGGCCGTGACCGTGGGCGCGCTGATCTCCGTCGTGATCACCTACGTGATCGCCGTGCGCTGGTCGTCGCAGATCACCTACTTCGTGATGCGGCGCATCCCACACGAGGCGGTGCTCGCGCTGTTCACGGCCTTCATCCTGCTGCTGGCCTACATCGACGCAGGCATCCCGAACATCTTCGGGGTGCTGCTCATCGGCGTGGTGTGCGGGACGCTCAACCGGCTGGGGGTCAACTACGGCGTGCAGTTCATGACGCTCTACGCCGCCCCCGGCATCGTCGCGGCGCTCGCGGCCCTGTCCTGA